From Fundulus heteroclitus isolate FHET01 unplaced genomic scaffold, MU-UCD_Fhet_4.1 scaffold_42, whole genome shotgun sequence, one genomic window encodes:
- the LOC118560336 gene encoding tripartite motif-containing protein 16-like, whose amino-acid sequence MEQNQLDRETFSCSICLDLLKDPVAIPCGHSYCMKCIKNFWDEEDQKGIHSCPQCRETFTPRPVLKKNTMFAALVEQLKKTGLQAAPADLCYAGPEDVACDSCSGRKLKAIKSCLFCLASFCEKHLQPHYDSAAFKKHKLVEPSKNLQENICSRHDEVMKMFCRTDQKCICLICLMDEHKGHDTVSAAAERTERQRELEVRRENIQQRIQDREKDVKLLQQELEAIKHSADKTVEDSEKIFTQLIRLIQKRSSDVKQQIRSQQETEGSRVKELQEKLEQEITELKRKDAELKQLSDTEDHNQFLHNYPSLSALSESTHSSSIKIRPLSYFEDVTAAVSELRDQLQDILRDAWTNISLRLTEVDVSLSEPEPKSRAGFLRYSCEITLDPNTAHRKLLLSEGNRKVTWMKQPQSDSSHPDRFTDWPQVLSRESLTGRCYWEVEWRKGVDVAVAYKNISRAGRGNECGFGANDKSWALICYQEGYNFGHNNIWTFISGPGSSRVGVYLDHRAGILSFYSVSKTMTLLHRVQTTFTQPLHAGVWVGGSAEFCKPK is encoded by the coding sequence atggagcagaaccagctggaccgagaaaccttctcctgttcgatctgtctggatctactgaaggatccggtggctattccctgtggacacagctactgtatgaagtgtattaaaaacttctgggatgaagaggatcagaaaggaatccacagctgccctcagtgcagggAGACCTTCACACCGAGGCCcgttctgaagaaaaacaccatgtttgcagctttagtggagcagctgaagaagactggactccaagctgctcctgctgatctctgctatgctggacctgaagatgtggcctgtgattcctgctctggaagaaaactgaaagccatcaagtcctgtttattctgtctggcctctttctgtgagaaacaccttcagcctcattatgattcagctgcatttaagaaacacaagctggtggagccctccaagaacctccaggagaacatctgctctcgtcatgatgaggtgatgaagatgttctgtcgtactgatcagaagtgtatctgtcttatctgtttaatggatgaacataaaggccacgacacagtgtcagctgcagcagaaaggactgagaggcagagagagctggaggtgagacgagaaaacatccagcagagaatccaggacagagagaaagatgtgaagctgcttcaacaggagctggaggccatcaagcactctgctgataaaacagtggaggacagtgagaagatcttcactcagctgatccgtctcatccagaaaagaagctctgatgtgaagcagcagatcagatcccagcaggaaactgaagggagtcgagtcaaagagcttcaggagaagctggagcaggagatcactgagctgaagaggaaagacgctgagctgaagcagctctcagacacagaggatcacaaccagtttctccacaactacccctcactgtcagcactcagtgagtctacacactcatccagcatcaagatccgtcctctgagctactttgaggatgtgacagcagctgtgtcagagctcagagatcaactacaggacatcctgagagacgcatggacaaacatctcactgagactcactgaggtggatgtttcactgtcagaaccagaaccaaagagcagagctggattcttgagatattcatgtgaaatcacactggatccaaacacagcacACAGGAAGCTGTTACTATCAGAGgggaacaggaaggtgacatggATGAAACAACCTCAGTCTGATTctagtcatccagacagattcactgATTGGCCTCAGGTTctgagtagagagagtctgactggacgttgttactgggaggtggagtggagaaAAGGAGTTGATGTAGCAGTCGCATACAAGAATATCAGCAGAGCAGGAAGAGGGAATGAATGTGGATTTGGAGCTAACGACAAATCTTGGGCATTAATTTGTTACCAAGAAGGTTATAACTTTGGTCACAACAACATCTGGACCTTCATCTCaggtcctggttcctccagagtaggagtgtacctggatcacagagcaggtattctgtccttctacagcgtctctaaaaccatgactctcctccacagagtccagaccaccttcACTCAGCCGCTACATGCTGGAGTTTGGGTtggaggttctgctgagttctgtaAACCCAAATAG
- the LOC118560341 gene encoding proton channel OTOP2-like codes for MAWDRGKNWGWMLSAFICLNILILGCAFVSAGTSEIVKISSLDLQSFLIFLFLLTSIWMVYFTYNSRAENVSVFKDRHAGPIWLRGGLLLFEILSIIMDIFKIVSYVGYLHCDSAIKVAFPVVQVVFVLVQTYFFWIHSRDCVQVQKNLSLCGLMLTLSTNLVLWMTEVTEESLHQTISPEFSTDHAKLSRRQQYIKSASYGDDQCTCSHTSCDIFKDAYYYLYPFNIEYSLFASTMAFVMWKNVGRAAPESNHHHHHARFSLKDVVIGLVLGILLVAAGIATFVVYEIDMKTNFSDKESHDTALMMHFVMNIVIATTMCVCTIVGSAIFMVDHREHISEKNPTQSLDVGLLVGASLGKFIVSYFSIIAMVATGAKGHLNRLNLSWGILMVLQLGLQNFFIIVGLHREPFHEAEPDTVVANPYAAESSKDGSGLQVRDLDQKSNPDTEARGHSRAAEDRHKQLWKRRVLREVCAFLLLGNVILWIMPAFGARPQFDHDTETQFYQFSMWAAVVNVGLPFGIFYRMHSVASLFEVYQKL; via the exons ATGGCGTGGGACAGGGGCAAAAACTGGGGGTGGATGCTTTCTGCATTCATCTGCCTGAACATCCTGATTCTGGGTTGCGCCTTTGTCAGCGCGGGCACTTCAGAGATTGTCAAAATCAGCAGCCTGGACCTGCAGAGtttcctcatcttcctctttctgcTCACCTCAATCTGGATGGTCTATTTCACCTACAATTCCAGAGCGGAAAATGTTTCTGTCTTCAAGGATAGACATGCGGGACCCATTTGGCTCAGAG GTGGACTTCTGCTCTTTGAAATCCTCAGTATCATCATGGACATCTTTAAGATAGTCAGCTATGTGGGGTACCTCCACTGTGATTCAGCCATTAAAGTTGCATTCCCTGTGGTGCAAGTTGTCTTTGTTCTCGTACAG ACATACTTTTTCTGGATCCATTCAAGGGACTGTGTGCAAGTCCAAAAGAACCTTTCACT ctGCGGACTGATGCTCACCCTCTCCACAAACCTTGTTTTATGGATGACTGAAGTTACAGAGGAGTCCCTTCACCAAACAATTTCTCCTGAGTTCTCAACCGACCACGCTAAGCTCTCACGACGGCAGCAGTACATCAAGAGCG CCAGCTATGGAGATGACCAGTGTACGTGCAGCCACACTTCCTGTGACATCTTCAAGGATGCCTATTACTACCTGTACCCTTTCAACATCGAGTACAGCCTCTTTGCCTCCACCATGGCGTTCGTCATGTGGAAGAATGTGGGCCGAGCAGCGCCCGAAagcaaccaccaccaccaccacgccAGATTCAGCCTCAAGGATGTGGTCATTGGCCTCGTTTTGGGCATCCTCCTCGTGGCAGCAGGCATCGCGACCTTCGTTGTGTATGAAATCGATATGAAAACGAATTTCTCTGACAAAGAAAGCCATGACACAGCATTGATGATGCACTTTGTCATGAACATAGTCATTGCGACCACGATGTGTGTCTGCACCATCGTCGGAAGCGCTATCTTCATGGTGGACCACAGGGAGCACATCTCGGAGAAGAACCCCACCCAGAGTCTGGACGTGGGCCTGCTGGTGGGTGCCTCACTGGGGAAATTCATTGTTAGTTATTTCTCCATTATTGCCATGGTTGCAACTGGGGCCAAGGGCCACCTGAACAGGCTCAACTTGAGTTGGGGCATACTGATGGTACTCCAGCTTGGCCTACAGAACTTTTTCATAATTGTGGGCCTGCACCGGGAGCCCTTTCATGAGGCTGAGCCTGACACGGTGGTTGCAAATCCATATGCGGCGGAGTCCAGCAAAGATGGAAGCGGATTACAAGTTAGAGACTTAGACCAAAAATCCAACCCTGACACTGAAGCACGTGGCCACAGTAGGGCAGCGGAAGACAGACACAAACAGCTGTGGAAGAGGCGAGTGTTGAGAGAGGTCTGCGCGTTCCTGCTACTGGGTAACGTGATT CTGTGGATCATGCCAGCCTTTGGTGCTCGTCCCCAGTTTGATCACGACACTGAAACACAGTTCTACCAGTTCAGCATGTGGGCTGCTGTTGTGAACGTGGGCCTTCCTTTTGGCATCTTTTACCGAATGCACTCCGTTGCCAGTTTATTTGAAGTCTACCAGAAGTTGTAA
- the LOC118560333 gene encoding tripartite motif-containing protein 16-like, with amino-acid sequence MEQNQLDRETLSCSICLGLLKDPVTIPCGHSYCMKCIKNFWDEEDQKGIHSCPQCRETFTPRPVLKKSTMLAALVEQLKKTGLQAAPADLCYAGPEDVACDSCSGRKLKAVKSCLVCLASFCEKHLQPHYDSAAFKKHKLVEPSKNLQENICSRHDEVMKMFCRTDQKCICYLCSVDEHKGHDTVSAAAERTERQRELEVRRENIQQRIQDREKDVKLLQQELEAIKHSADKTVEDSEKIFTQLIRLIQKRSSDVKQQIRSQQETEGSRVKELQEKLEQEITELKRKDAELKQLSDTEDHNQFLHNYPSLSALSESTHSSSIKIRPLSYFEDVTAAVSELRDQLQDILRDAWTNISLRLTEVDVSLSEPEPKSRAGFLRYSCEITLDPNTANSYLLLSEGNRKVTRMNQPQSYSSHPDRFTGYVQVLSRESLTGRCYWEVERREKVDVAVAYKNISRAGMGNEYIFGANDKSWALNCSQGGYGFRHNRIWTSISGPGSSRVGVYLDHRAGILSFYSVSETMTLLHRVQTTFTQPLHAGVSVYPGGSAEFCKPK; translated from the coding sequence atggagcagaaccaactggaccgagaaaccttgtcctgttcgatctgtctgggtctactgaaggatccggtgactattccctgtggacacagctactgtatgaagtgtattaaaaacttctgggatgaagaggatcagaaaggaatccacagctgccctcagtgcagggAGACCTTCACACCGAGGCCCGTTCTGAAGAAAagcaccatgttagcagctttagtggagcagttgaagaagactggactccaagctgctcctgctgatctctgctatgctggacctgaagatgtggcctgtgattcctgctctggaagaaaactgaaagccgtcaagtcctgtttagtctgtttggcctctttctgtgagaaacaccttcagcctcattatgattcagctgcatttaagaaacacaagctggtggagccctccaagaacctccaggagaacatctgctctcgtcatgatgaggtgatgaagatgttctgtcgtactgatcagaagtgtatctgttatctctgctctgtggatgaacataaaggccacgacacagtgtcagctgcagcagaaaggactgagaggcagagagagctggaggtgagacgagaaaacatccagcagagaatccaggacagagagaaagatgtgaagctgcttcaacaggagctggaggccatcaagcactctgctgataaaacagtggaggacagtgagaagatcttcactcagctgatccgtctcatccagaaaagaagctctgatgtgaagcagcagatcagatcccagcaggaaactgaagggagtcgagtcaaagagcttcaggagaagctggagcaggagatcactgagctgaagaggaaagacgctgagctgaagcagctctcagacacagaggatcacaaccagtttctccacaactacccctcactgtcagcactcagtgagtctacacactcatccagcatcaagatccgtcctctgagctactttgaggatgtgacagcagctgtgtcagagctcagagatcaactacaggacatcctgagagacgcatggacaaacatctcactgagactcactgaggtggatgtttcactgtcagaaccagaaccaaagagcagagctggattcttgagatattcatgtgaaatcacactggatccaaacacagcaaacagttATCTGTTACTATCAGAGGGGAACAGAAAGGTGACACGGATGAATCAACCTCAGTCTTATTCTAGTCATCCAGACCGATTCACTGGTTATGTTCAGGTTctgagtagagagagtctgactggacgttgttactgggaggtggagaggagagagaaagttGATGTAGCAGTCGCTTACAAGAATATCAGCAGAGCAGGAATGGGGAATGAATATATATTTGGAGCTAATGACAAATCTTGGGCATTAAATTGTTCCCAAGGAGGTTATGGATTTCGTCACAACCGCATCTGGACTTCCATCTCaggtcctggttcctccagagtaggagtgtacctggatcacagagcaggtattctgtccttctacagcgtctctgaaaccatgactctcctccacagagtccagaccaccttcACTCAGCCGCTGCATGCTGGAGTTTCTGTttatcctggaggttctgctgagttctgtaAACCCAAATAG